The following proteins come from a genomic window of Mytilus trossulus isolate FHL-02 unplaced genomic scaffold, PNRI_Mtr1.1.1.hap1 h1tg000247l__unscaffolded, whole genome shotgun sequence:
- the LOC134701624 gene encoding uncharacterized protein LOC134701624 encodes MTTTSRRSVGFCEEPEIINSAESSFDFDNYHIYENITTINVNGDIKNEKEKQSSTGNEQGDKIDTADSHFQLKQNKNAKAHLNITQTTAEVHSPVTYITEKGIKPCLRKDGKMHDVPNDKNHNLKVVVKTKTDLKENIYGKIPKSFIKLDHPCYACLTNTSDNNRMYESVDDTSTSEDSYQSLIKSSTESQETVSEPSITETSVGKVLNDTTKTNTTEENKNVPINDKLKPCDTKPNIHLHSEINISNDELPKYKYDSSLSYSSFPGHSNFIFVKANDWLKEGCKYDQDGFAVQSNYGHFDMKSKGTSAPWLSQFRRTVQHVYISPHGKVVENISVQDHDGKAFITSYHTNKELKNVKEKSVGSDSYKKRKLSRKRTCMFYISLFAGTIVAVAITLLLAYTI; translated from the exons ATGACAACAACCAGCAGACGATCTGTCGGATTCTGCGAAGAACCGGAAATCATTAACAGCGCAGAATCGTCATTTGATTTCGATAATTATCATATCTATGAAAATATTACGACAATTAATGTAAATGGagatatcaaaaatgaaaaagagaaacaaagCTCTACTGGAAATGAACAAGGAGACAAAATTGATACTGCTGATAGTCATTTTCAgctaaagcaaaataaaaatgcaaaagcTCATTTAAACATAACACAAACTACTGCAGAAGTGCACTCGCCAGTTACTTACATTACAGAAAAGGGAATAAAACCATGCTTACGAAAAGATGGGAAAATGCATGACGTaccaaatgataaaaatcataatttgaaaGTTGTGGTTAAAACAAAGACTGAccttaaagaaaatatttacggaaaaataccaaaatcatttataaaactCGATCATCCATGTTATGCTTGTTTGACGAATACATCAGATAACAACCGGATGTATGAAAGTGTTGATGATACTTCTACCTCTGAAGATTCGTATCAAAGTTTGATTAAATCGTCAACGGAATCACAAGAAACTGTATCCGAACCGTCTATTACCGAGACTAGTGTGGGTAAGGTTCTCAATGATACCACAAAAACTAACACgacagaagaaaacaaaaacgtaCCTATAAACGATAAACTAAAGCCTTGTGATACTAAACCTAATATACATTTGCATTCCGAAATAAACATTAGTAACGATGAACTACCAAAATACAAATACGATTCTTCGTTATCATATTCGTCATTTCCTGGACATagcaatttcatttttgtaaaggcAAACGATTGGCTCAAAGAAGGCTGCAAGTATGATCAAGACGGATTTGCAGTGCAGTCAAACTACGgtcattttgatatgaaatcaaAAGGTACAAGTGCTCCTTGGCTATCGCAATTTCGGCGAACAGTTCAGCATGTTTATATTTCTCCGCATGGAAAAGTAGTAGAGAATATTTCCGTACAAGACCATGATGGAAAAGCGTTTATTACTTCTTATCATACAAACAAAGAACTTAAGAACGTCAAAGAAAAG TCTGTCGGGAGTGATTCGtacaagaaaagaaaattgtctaGAAAAAGGACTTGTATGTTTTATATCTCGCTCTTCGCTGGAACCATAGTAGCAGTGGCAATAACTTTATTATTAGCATATACAATATAG